The Alnus glutinosa chromosome 7, dhAlnGlut1.1, whole genome shotgun sequence genome includes a region encoding these proteins:
- the LOC133872538 gene encoding cell division cycle protein 48 homolog → MANQAESSDSKGTKRDFSTAILERKKAPNRLVVDEANNDDNSVVALHPDTMEKLQLFRGDTILIKGKKRKDTICIALADDTCDEPKIRMNKVVRSNLRVRLGDVVSVHQCADVKYGKRVHILPVDDTIEGVTGNLFDAYLKPYFLEAYRPVRKGDLFLVRGGMRSVEFKVIETDPSEYCVVAPDTEIFCEGEPVRREDENRLDEVGYDDVGGVRKQMAQIRELVELPLRHPQLFKSIGVKPPKGILLYGPPGSGKTLIARAVANETGAFFFCINGPEIMSKLAGESESNLRKAFEEAEKNAPSIIFIDEIDSIAPKREKTHGEVERRIVSQLLTLMDGLKSRAHVIVIGATNRPNSIDPALRRFGRFDREIDIGVPDEVGRLEVLRIHTKNMKLAEDVDLERIAKDTHGYVGADLAALCTEAALQCIREKMDVIDLEDETIDAEILNSMAVTNEHFQTALGTSNPSALRETVVEVPNCSWEDIGGLENVKRELQETVQYPVEHPEKFEKFGMSPSKGVLFYGPPGCGKTLLAKAIANECQANFISVKGPELLTMWFGESEANVREIFDKARQSAPCVLFFDELDSIATQRGSSVGDAGGAADRVLNQLLTEMDGMSAKKTVFIIGATNRPDIIDPALLRPGRLDQLIYIPLPDEDSRHQIFKACLRKSPVSKDVDLRALAKYTQGFSGADITEICQRSCKYAIRENIEKDIERERRRRDNPEAMEEDIDDDVAEIKAAHFEESMKYARRSVSDADIRKYQAFAQTLQQSRGFGTEFRFADNPSGAAPSDPFAPSAGPADEDDLYS, encoded by the exons ATGGCCAACCAGGCTGAATCCTCCGATTC TAAGGGAACGAAGAGGGATTTCAGCACGGCGATTCTGGAGCGCAAGAAGGCTCCGAATCGGCTTGTTGTGGACGAGGCAAACAACGATGACAACTCCGTTGTCGCGCTTCACCCCGACACCATGGAGAAACTCCAGCTCTTCCGCGGAGACACGATCTTGATCAAG gggaagaaaaggaaagataCTATCTGCATTGCTCTTGCTGATGACACATGTGATGAACCAAAGATAAGGATGAACAAGGTTGTAAGAAGCAACCTAAGGGTTAGGCTTGGAGATGTTGTTTCTGTGCACCAGTGCGCAGATGTCAAATACGGAAAGCGCGTGCACATTCTCCCTGTGGATGACACCATTGAAGGGGTCACTGGGAACCTCTTTGATGCATACTTGAAAC CTTATTTCCTGGAGGCGTACCGTCCAGTGAGGAAGGGTGATCTATTCCTTGTGAGAGGGGGAATGAGAAGTGTAGAGTTCAAGGTTATTGAGACTGACCCTTCAGAGTACTGTGTGGTTGCCCCAGACACTGAGATCTTTTGTGAGGGAGAACCTGTGAGAAGGGAGGATGAGAATAGATTAGATGAAGTTGGTTATGATGATGTTGGCGGTGTTAGGAAACAGATGGCTCAGATTCGTGAATTAGTGGAATTGCCCCTGAGGCATCCACAGCTATTTAAATCGATAGGTGTCAAGCCACCAAAAGGAATTCTGTTGTATGGACCCCCTGGATCTGGGAAGACCCTAATTGCCCGGGCTGTTGCCAATGAAACTGGTGCCTTCTTTTTCTGTATCAACGGACCAGAGATCATGTCAAAATTGGCTGGGGAAAGTGAGAGCAATCTCAGGAAAGCATTtgaggaagcagagaagaaTGCACCATCCATCATCTTTATTGATGAGATTGATTCAATTGCTCCCAAGCGAGAGAAGACACATGGAGAGGTTGAGAGGAGGATTGTTTCCCAGCTCTTGACACTTATGGATGGATTGAAATCTCGTGCACATGTTATTGTCATTGGGGCTACGAATCGTCCCAACAGCATTGACCCTGCTTTGAGAAGGTTTGGAAGATTCGACAGGGAAATAGATATTGGTGTTCCGGATGAGGTTGGGCGTCTTGAGGTTCTCCGTATTCATACAAAGAACATGAAGCTTGCTGAAGAT GTTGATTTGGAAAGAATTGCAAAGGACACACACGGTTATGTTGGTGCTGATTTAGCTGCTCTATGTACTGAGGCTGCACTTCAATGTATCAGAGAGAAGATGGATGTGATCGACTTGGAAGATGAGACAATAGATGCAGAGATACTTAATTCAATGGCAGTTACAAATGAGCACTTCCAGACTGCCCTTGGAACTAGCAATCCATCTGCTCTACGTGAGACT GTTGTTGAAGTGCCCAATTGTAGTTGGGAAGATATTGGAGGTCTTGAGAATGTTAAGAGGGAACTTCAAGAG ACTGTTCAATACCCAGTGGAGCATCCTGAGAAATTTGAGAAGTTTGGAATGTCGCCATCGAAGGGTGTTCTTTTCTATGGCCCTCCTGGATGTGGAAAAACTCTCCTGGCCAAAGCTATCGCTAATGAATGTCAGGCAAACTTCATCAGTGTCAAGGGTCCTGAGTTGCTTACAATGTGGTTTGGAGAGAGTGAAGCCAATGTTCGTGAAATATTCGACAAGGCTCGCCAGTCTGCTCCTTGTGTCCTATTCTTTGATGAACTTGACTCAATTGCTACTCAG AGAGGTAGCAGTGTTGGAGATGCTGGGGGTGCTGCTGATAGAGTTTTGAACCAACTCTTGACTGAAATGGATGGCATGTCTGCAAAGAAAACTGTTTTCATCATTGGGGCCACCAACAGACCAGACATTATAGACCCTGCACTTCTGCGTCCAGGACGTCTTGATCAGTTGATCTACATCCCTCTCCCTGACGAGGATTCCCGCCACCAGATATTCAAGGCTTGCTTGAGGAAGTCTCCAGTCTCCAAAGATGTTGATCTCAGAGCCCTTGCCAAGTACACTCAAGGCTTTAGCGGTGCTGACATTACAGAGATATGCCAACGCTCATGCAAATATGCCATAAGAGAGAACATTGAGAAA GATattgagagagaaaggaggagaAGGGACAATCCTGAGGCAATGGAGGAGGATATTGATGATGATGTGGCAGAGATCAAGGCAGCCCATTTCGAGGAATCGATGAAGTATGCTCGGAGAAGTGTGAGTGATGCCGACATCCGCAAATACCAGGCATTTGCTCAAACATTGCAGCAGTCGAGAGGATTTGGAACCGAGTTTAGGTTTGCTGATAACCCTTCTGGGGCTGCTCCATCTGATCCTTTTGCACCTTCTGCTGGCCCGGCAGACGAAGATGACCTTTACagttag